A genomic window from Acidimicrobiales bacterium includes:
- a CDS encoding sugar transferase, giving the protein MAILNITHDPAPAPPPAPAPDFGPAPKVRHGVWSLRAVVDAGALVAGVAAVGPSVGGLAYALLGLVALVVAGAYRRQLALSVLDEVGRLLQCLAVPVVVLGALSPIVGLPQGLPLQAAVTAAALVLGRSVAYSVVRRARRLGRVGDRTVVVGAGAVGLEILRLLDAHPEYGLRPIGVVDDVRDEPGLPLLGALGDLQDVIERHQVRRLIVAFGPTGEQELVEVLRQVSSLDVDLHVVPRFFELGLVPGGPGVEHLWGIPVYQVRRAALRAAAWRCKRVIDVAVASAAIVVTSPVMGAAALAVRLTSPGPVLFRQRRTGQNGREIDVLKFRTLRVNDDADITWSVEDDPRQTAVGKWLRRLSLDELPQLWNVLRGDMSIVGPRPERPFYVSRFRSTVAGYDRRHRLPVGLTGLAQVHGLRGDTSIAERARFDNFYIEHWSPWLDVRIMLRTVATVVRDALAACRRDRVPATEVPVAPAPEVTDLPAPVDAVG; this is encoded by the coding sequence ATGGCGATCCTGAACATCACCCATGACCCGGCGCCAGCGCCCCCGCCCGCTCCGGCACCCGACTTCGGCCCCGCGCCGAAGGTGCGCCACGGTGTGTGGTCGCTGCGGGCCGTCGTCGACGCCGGCGCGCTCGTCGCCGGCGTGGCCGCCGTCGGCCCGTCCGTCGGCGGGCTGGCCTACGCCCTGCTCGGCCTGGTCGCCCTCGTCGTCGCCGGCGCCTACCGCCGCCAGCTCGCCCTCTCCGTGCTCGACGAGGTCGGCCGCCTCCTGCAGTGCCTCGCCGTGCCCGTGGTCGTCCTCGGCGCCCTGTCCCCGATCGTCGGCCTGCCCCAGGGGTTGCCCCTGCAGGCCGCCGTCACCGCCGCCGCCCTGGTGCTGGGGCGGTCGGTCGCCTACTCGGTCGTGCGGCGGGCCCGGCGCCTCGGCCGGGTGGGCGACCGCACGGTGGTGGTCGGCGCCGGTGCCGTGGGCCTCGAGATCCTGCGGCTGCTCGACGCCCACCCCGAGTACGGCCTCCGGCCGATCGGCGTGGTCGACGACGTCCGCGACGAGCCCGGCCTGCCCCTGCTCGGCGCCCTGGGCGACCTCCAGGACGTGATCGAGCGCCACCAGGTGCGCCGCCTGATCGTCGCCTTCGGGCCGACCGGCGAGCAGGAGCTCGTCGAGGTCCTCCGCCAGGTGTCGTCGCTCGACGTGGACCTCCACGTCGTGCCCCGGTTCTTCGAGCTCGGGCTCGTGCCCGGCGGGCCGGGCGTCGAGCACCTGTGGGGCATCCCCGTGTACCAGGTGCGCCGGGCCGCGCTGCGGGCCGCGGCGTGGCGGTGCAAGCGGGTGATCGACGTCGCCGTCGCCTCCGCCGCCATCGTGGTGACGTCGCCGGTCATGGGCGCCGCCGCGCTCGCCGTCCGGCTGACGAGCCCCGGCCCGGTGCTGTTCCGCCAGCGCCGCACCGGCCAGAACGGCCGGGAGATCGACGTGCTCAAGTTCCGCACCCTGCGGGTGAACGACGACGCCGACATCACCTGGTCGGTGGAGGACGACCCCCGCCAGACGGCGGTGGGGAAGTGGCTGCGGCGGCTCAGCCTGGACGAGCTGCCCCAGCTGTGGAACGTCCTGCGGGGCGACATGTCGATCGTCGGCCCCCGCCCGGAGCGGCCGTTCTACGTGTCCCGCTTCCGGTCGACCGTCGCCGGCTACGACCGCCGCCACCGCCTGCCCGTCGGCCTCACCGGCCTGGCCCAGGTGCACGGGCTGCGGGGCGACACGTCGATCGCCGAGCGGGCCCGGTTCGACAACTTCTACATCGAGCACTGGTCGCCGTGGCTCGACGTGCGGATCATGCTCCGCACCGTCGCCACGGTCGTGCGGGACGCGCTCGCCGCC